In Fusarium oxysporum f. sp. lycopersici 4287 chromosome 2, whole genome shotgun sequence, a genomic segment contains:
- a CDS encoding acetyl-CoA C-acetyltransferase: MANLPPVYIVSTARTPIGSFLGSLSSQTAVQLGAVAIKGAVERAGIKPEDVDEVFFGNVLSAGVGQGPARQCALGAGLPQTVIATTVNKVCASSLKAIILGAQNIMLGTSDIVVAGGTESMSNTPHYLPNLRNGAKYGDQTLVDGVLKDGLTDSFKKDHMGISAELCVQDHELTREAQDEYAINSYKKAQAATEAGLFTEIVPVEVPGGRGKPAIKVERDDEVKNLNVDKLKAMRPAFKPDGTVTAPNAAPINDGAAAVVLVSEAKLKELNLKPVAKILGWGDAEREPERFTIAPALAIPKAIKHAGLTADQVEYYEINEAFSAVALANMKILGLNPDQVNVYGGSVAIGHPLGCSGARIVTTLTSVLKEKKAKIGAVGICNGGGGASAMVIENLQ; the protein is encoded by the exons ATGGCCAACCTTCCTCCTGTCTACATCGTCTCTACGGCTCGTACACCCATCGGCTCTTTCCTCGG CTCTTTGTCGAGCCAGACCGCCGTTCAACTGGGAGCTGTCGCCATCAAGG GAGCTGTCGAGCGTGCCGGtatcaagcctgaggatgTCGACGAGGTCTTTTTTGGCAATGTCCTCTCCGCTGG CGTTGGACAGGGCCCTGCCCGCCAATGTGCCCTCGGTGCAGGCCTTCCCCAGACTGTCATCGCCACGACCGTGAACAAGGTCTGCGCTTCTTCgctcaaggccatcattCTTGGTGCTCAAAACATTATGCTCGGCACCTCCGACATTGTCGTTGCTGGTGGAACCGAGTCCATGTCCAACACTCCTCACTACCTCCCCAACCTCCGAAACGGCGCCAAGTACGGCGATCAGACTCTCGTCGATGGTGTCCTCAAGGACGGTTTGACCGACTCTTTCAAGAAGGACCACATGGGTATCTCTGCTGAGCTTTGTGTTCAGGACCACGAGCTCACCCGTGAGGCCCAGGACGAGTACGCCATCAATTCATACAAGAAGGCTCAGGCTGCCACTGAGGCCGGTCTTTTCACCGAGATCGTCCCCGTTGAGGTCCCCGGTGGTCGTGGCAAGCCCGCTATCAAGGTTGAGCGTGACGACGAGGTCAAGAACCTGAAtgtcgacaagctcaaggccatgCGCCCTGCTTTCAAGCCTGATGGTACTGTCACTGCTCCTAACGCTGCTCCCATCAACGATGGTGCCGCCGCCGTTGTCCTCGTCTCCGAGGCTaagctcaaggagctcaaccTTAAGCCTGTTGCCAAGATCCTTGGTTGGGGTGATGCTGAGCGTGAGCCTGAGCGTTTCACCATCGCTCCCGCTCTGGCCATtcccaaggccatcaagcaCGCTGGTTTGACCGCCGACCAGGTCGAGTACTACGAGATCAACGAGGCCTTCTCCGCCGTTGCTCTCGCTAACATGAAGATCCTTGGTCTGAACCCTGACCAGGTTAATGTCTACGGTGGTTCCGTTGCCATCGGCCACCCTCTTGGATGCTCTGGTGCCCGTATTGTCACCACCCTTACCTCCGtcctcaaggagaagaaggccaagattgGTGCCGTTGGTATCTGCaacggtggtggtggtgcttcTGCTATGGTTATCGAGAACCTGCAATAA
- a CDS encoding acetyl-CoA C-acetyltransferase encodes MLGTSDIVVAGGTESMSNTPHYLPNLRNGAKYGDQTLVDGVLKDGLTDSFKKDHMGISAELCVQDHELTREAQDEYAINSYKKAQAATEAGLFTEIVPVEVPGGRGKPAIKVERDDEVKNLNVDKLKAMRPAFKPDGTVTAPNAAPINDGAAAVVLVSEAKLKELNLKPVAKILGWGDAEREPERFTIAPALAIPKAIKHAGLTADQVEYYEINEAFSAVALANMKILGLNPDQVNVYGGSVAIGHPLGCSGARIVTTLTSVLKEKKAKIGAVGICNGGGGASAMVIENLQ; translated from the coding sequence ATGCTCGGCACCTCCGACATTGTCGTTGCTGGTGGAACCGAGTCCATGTCCAACACTCCTCACTACCTCCCCAACCTCCGAAACGGCGCCAAGTACGGCGATCAGACTCTCGTCGATGGTGTCCTCAAGGACGGTTTGACCGACTCTTTCAAGAAGGACCACATGGGTATCTCTGCTGAGCTTTGTGTTCAGGACCACGAGCTCACCCGTGAGGCCCAGGACGAGTACGCCATCAATTCATACAAGAAGGCTCAGGCTGCCACTGAGGCCGGTCTTTTCACCGAGATCGTCCCCGTTGAGGTCCCCGGTGGTCGTGGCAAGCCCGCTATCAAGGTTGAGCGTGACGACGAGGTCAAGAACCTGAAtgtcgacaagctcaaggccatgCGCCCTGCTTTCAAGCCTGATGGTACTGTCACTGCTCCTAACGCTGCTCCCATCAACGATGGTGCCGCCGCCGTTGTCCTCGTCTCCGAGGCTaagctcaaggagctcaaccTTAAGCCTGTTGCCAAGATCCTTGGTTGGGGTGATGCTGAGCGTGAGCCTGAGCGTTTCACCATCGCTCCCGCTCTGGCCATtcccaaggccatcaagcaCGCTGGTTTGACCGCCGACCAGGTCGAGTACTACGAGATCAACGAGGCCTTCTCCGCCGTTGCTCTCGCTAACATGAAGATCCTTGGTCTGAACCCTGACCAGGTTAATGTCTACGGTGGTTCCGTTGCCATCGGCCACCCTCTTGGATGCTCTGGTGCCCGTATTGTCACCACCCTTACCTCCGtcctcaaggagaagaaggccaagattgGTGCCGTTGGTATCTGCaacggtggtggtggtgcttcTGCTATGGTTATCGAGAACCTGCAATAA
- a CDS encoding hypothetical protein (At least one base has a quality score < 10): MFKPYIHNQKTDQRQRPGYGGSSTTPGLGTGIYATAPPFQGAEYFDDNALDNALSDDEEEGLDSMSLEEHLSKIETMPPPEVPPREGLYSTPLSWEKPEPGLRMEPDFGLGNTATAMNAGFGQTMSGMGNNQVLSNDEQRRLLAIAMNTGRTPASYMPASGFGLGFGAGLGTGLPPEFNSSIDSLLGTPTGDRSQKQTPTPANSSKAPSRNQDVKTEASSETGLSSARPGLSRTNTATSDIKGKDKLKPGDRTAHNDIERKYRTNLKDKIAELRDAVPALHSIPEDGIEEGENSQRAPKVSKGTVLTKATEYIQYLERRNRSIMKEHQELARRLQAFEQLLSASARQPFLMPNHSRTLFDPRGFC, from the exons ATGTTTAAGCCATATATCCATAATCAGAAAACTGATCAACGACAAAGACCGGGTTACGGAGGAAGCTCAACGACACCAGGACTTGGCACTGGCATATATGCAACTGCTCCTCCATTTCAGGGTGCCGAATACTTTGATGACAATGCTTTAGACAATGCTCTatctgatgatgaagaagaaggacttgaCTCGATGAGTCTGGAGGAACATCTATCAAAAATCGAGACTATGCCGCCTCCAGAGGTACCTCCTCGAGAAGGCCTGTACTCGACACCGCTCAGTTGGGAAAAGCCAGAGCCGGGTCTACGCATGGAACCAGACTTTGGGCTAGGCAATACTGCAACAGCCATGAACGCGGGGTTCGGGCAGACCATGTCGGGTATGGGCAATAATCAGGTTTTGAGCAACGATGAGCAGAGGAGACTTCTTGCTATCGCGATGAATACTGGTCGGACACCAGCCAGCTACATGCCCGCGAGTGGATTTGGTTTAGGATTTGGAGCTGGTCTTGGTACAGGACTCCCACCCGAGTTTAATAGCAGCATCGACTCTCTGTTGGGAACACCAACAGGGGACCGCAGCCAAAAACAAACGCCTACGCCAGCCAATAGCTCGAAGGCTCCATCGAGGAACCAAGACGTCAAGACAGAGGCATCGAGCGAGACAGGTTTGAGTTCTGCTAGGCCAGGACTTTCGCGCACCAACACCGCTACATCCGATATAAAGGGCAAAGATAAACTCAAACCAGGAGATCGAACAGCCCATAATGATATTGAGCGAAAGTATCGAACAAATCTTAAGGACAAGATCGCCGAGCTTCGCGATGCTGTACCTGCCCTCCATTCGATACCAGAAGACGGAATTGAAGAGGGTGAAAACTCACAGCGAGCGCCCAAAGTGAGCAAG GGCACTGTTTTAACAAAGGCGACCGAATATATTCAGTACTTAGAAAGGCGCAATCGGTCCATCATGAAGGAACATCAAGAGTTAGCCAGGCGTCTACAGGCATTTGAGCAGCTTCTCAGTGCCTCGGCTCGACAGCCGTTCTTGATGCCGAACCACAGCCGGACACTCTTCGATCCAAGAGGTTTCTGCTAG